The genomic DNA aatcagttcagccttgaacttattgaatggcggagcaggctcgaagggccgagtggcctactcctgctcctaattcgtatgttcagatttccgcatctgcagtattttgcttttgttttaatgtACAATAACGCCCTTTGGTCATTCTTTCTAAATAGGATTATTCTAAATATAGAATAGGAAATAGAATGCTCACCCGCAGCATTTTTAAAATAAGGGTTTATGTCACAAATATCTGCTGTTTTACATTCACTACAGAGCAGGAAACACTTCAGGGACAGCTTCCTGCACAGCATCCATGTCACATCATTGGTGTCAGCAGGATTGATGCATGCAGACTATTTACTGAAATATTCAGTTGATGCTACAAAATAATAAATCTTTAAACCACAGTTTTTCAAACTGTGATCCATGAAGGCATCAGATTTCTGTCGACTGGGAATGAGCTCCACACAATGAGCTTAATGTCTTAACAATTCTGTATTCTTTCCATCGATTTGCTGCATTTGATGATGTTTCAGTATGCTACTTCTGTTGCTATGCACTCTCTTTCAATACAGAACAGCTGTACAAGTGTAAGTTAAAGTTATTGCAAAAGGACCTTTTTGTAGTGAAGGTACTGCTTTCTTTTCATAACCCGACAGGGCTCCCAGCACAAATAAATGCACCGTAAGATAAATTCACCAATATGTTCCTAGCAGGGCTATAGAACTGATTCTCTGTCCCACTGACTGTGAAGAATTGCTAAATTTAGCCTCAAGATCATCTGCTCAGGCTCTACAAGTGTGAAGCTTACAGAATGAAGCAACAGCCTAGGACACCTTGGAGGAAAACACTATCATTACAGCACTTTCCATGCTTAAACTCTCACGCTCCCAATCCAACAGTAGAGCTTGATTTATAAATTTTCCCAAATCATGTGGTTTTCCAAATATAAATATCGGTTTGCACCCTTACCAGTGCATAGCATAAACAATTGCATTATTGAAATGTACACTTCAGAGGGGAATCTTGAACAAGGCAACACATCCATAATCAAATTCTTGTCCTAAACCAGCTTTCATTTTGCAGTGATTGGCAAGGTATTTCAATTTTTCATATGCACATTATTTAGCATCACATTTGTGTGAGTGCTCTTCTCAAATAAGGTTAGTGCTAATGGCAATTGTGCAACATCAATGGTGGGATAAGGCAAAACAAGTTTGTTCTATTGTTTTAGAAAAGGTGCATAATTATATTACTCCTACAGGACCATGGTCAAAAAGATGATATTTAAATGTATAGGGTTATAAAGAACCTTGTTCATATTGCAGCAAAACGTATATATATAATTACTAGTTAATACTCTATAGTCTACATGCTTTAGAGCTGCCAAAGTCAGTGCACTACAAACTAGGAATTTCAGCCTCATTTGATGTTAATTTTATATTATAATTTTCAGCTATATGCCCATTTGGGTGCTGTTAGTCAAGTCACAATTATCTTTAAGACTGGTCAGAGAGACAATAGTTTTTGTTTGAttaagctctttgaccaagctattggtcacctggCCTGATATCTCTTTTATAGAATAATAGAAcggttgcagcacaggaggaggccattctgcctgttgtgtctgtaccagctctctgcaagagcaattcagctggtcccactcccccaccttctccctggagtcctgcaaatattttctcttcagataattatccagttctttctTGAAGATCTCAACTGAATcttccttcaccacactctcaggcaatgcattccagacccgaATCACtccctgcgtaaaaaggtttttcctcatgccacctctagttcttttgccaatcaccttaaatcggtgtcctctgaaaaacagccattcacaactactctctgtttcatgtcactcagccaattttgcatccatgctgctactgtcccgtttactccttgggctctaactttgctgataaacctgttatgtggtactttattaaatgccttttcaaTTTATAttctcccagctgccatggtggggctTGAACTCATGTCCCTGCAGGCCTCTAGATCACTAGTACATTAACATTACTGCTATGCTACAGTCCCTCCGCTGCTACAGTACcctgttcagtgtcaaattttgtctgattgtgcTCCTTTGGCGTGCCTTGggctgttttactacattaaaggcaccatatacaTGGTATTTGTTGATGTCCTTCTCACTCCTGCACATTCCTATGCACTTAACCCTCTCCACCTTTGCACAATTGGGTTTGTTCTGGATAATTTAGAATCGTGATACAAATTTAATTGAGAAATAGCCACAAAATTCTTGCCACTGCCCTGCCATTGCCTCATACAGTGATTGTGACATTTTTAATTGTATGGGAGGGCAAACATCCCAAAATAGAAACACCCAATCACATTAAAGCACAAGCTGAAATGTAGGATTGCTACCAGCCTGCAAATGATTTCTAAACTGTAAATCTTTTCAACAGAAAGGTTTCCGCCTAATCCTGTGGCTGATGTAGTGAcaccaccaacttgcatttatatagcacctttaatgtacaaaaacatcctaaggtgcttcagaggagcaaaaattgacaccgagccaaaggagGACATATCAGGACGGgcagccaaaaacttggtcaaagaggtaggttttgtggAGTGTCtaaagggaggagagaggtagaggggtttaaggagggagttccagagtttcaGACCTAGATGGCTGAAGACAACACTGGCAATAGTGGGGTGAAAGGTGTGAGGGATGCAAAGGCCACTGTTCAGGAATGCAAAGTGAGATGCCTACGAAAGGTTAAacatagggagggtcgaggccacaTTGGAACTTGAACACGAGACTGAGAATTTTAATTTTAACATCGAGGCTTTTTGTGGACTGGAAGTCAATGTAGCTCAGCTAGCAgagagtgatggatgaacaggatttggtgcaagttaagatactgGTAGGAGAGTTTTGgacgagctcaagtttacagagggctgAAAGAGAGGCTGGTTGGGGGAcgtaacaaaggcaaggatgagagtttcagcaacagctaagttgaggcaagggtggagataggTGACGTTATGGAAGTGGAAGTCAGCAGTCTTAGAGATGGAGAGGATAAAGGATTGGCAGCTCAACTCCAGGTCAAATAGGACACTGTGTTGTGAGCAGTCTGATTCTTGAAGTCATTCCTTTGGATGATGCCATTAAGGGACAGCATGTATATcagaaataggagtgggccaaggatagatccttgggggaactgCAGAGCAGGGAAGATAAGCTATTGCACAAGCTTCTCCGTCAACAATCGGACGGGAAAGAGTGGAACCAGGTTACGGCAGTCCCACTCAACTGAACAACAGAgaaggatggtgtagtcaaccatgtcaaaggatgCAAAGAATTAAGGATGAGGAGGTATTGTGTCCTATAGTTatagtcacataggatatcatttgatTAAGGCCATTTCTACactgtgacaggggcagaaacctgattggagaagctgaaacatggagttgcaggaaaaaATGTGCAGAGATTTTGGAGGCAACAGCATAtttgaggactttggagaggaaagggagattttaTATGGGACATTAGTTTACAAGGCCAGAGAGATAATGGGTGGGTTCTTCAAGGAAGCGGTAATAATCGTAGATTTCAAATGGAGGAGACAGTAGGTGAGGAGAGGGAGCCATTTACAATATTAGCTAGTATTGGAATCAGGGAGGGAAGTCAGATGAccagcagtttagtgagaatatGGTCAAGCAGAATGTGGGTCTCATGGAATGGGCAAAATGAGTTACGATGCACGAGAGATGAGCTAAGTTAAAGAAAGATGCAGGTTCAGGGCTCGGGCAGCTTAGCGAAGGAAGGGAATTGGCAGTGGCAGAGGCAGCCGAACAGATGGTCTCAACATTAGTGATAGAGAGAAATCCTCACAAACTGCTGGAGGTTATGGTGGACAGGGGTTTAAAAAGACAATCAGTAGTGGACAAAAGAAGCAGAGATAAAAacggaaaatgttggaaatactcaagtcAGAcagctgtggaaaaagaaacagcgttaatgtttcaggtctgtgaccttccatcagaactgggaaaagttagaaatgcaataggtttttgcaggtttccagttctgatgaaaggtcatcgacctgaaactttgattctgtttctctcttgacagatactgccagaactgctgagtatttgcagcattttgcgcttttatttcagatttccagcatcagtgaCCAGTGTAGACAGAGGACAGCATGGCCAAGGCTGTCTGCTGTGGCCCAGCCAGATCTGTTTATTAAAGTCTTCCATCGTCGGCAAAGGCCTTGACCGAGCCCTCAGCCTCGGTTTTGGAGTTAGGGGCAGCCCCGGGATACCGGGGGGGGTTGCTTTCAGGCCGTGCTGGGCTAACCTGGGCCGTGTAATCCACCTTGACCTTGCTGATGATCCAGTAACAGGGCTCGTCGTAGGCCAGAAGCCAGGACTTCTTGGTGACGAGGCGGCCGATGCCGAAGAGGGGCAGGCGGTTGAGGAACTGGAAGAGGCGGCTCTCGGCGCGGATGTCGCGGTGCGCCAGGATCGGCAGTTTCTTGCCGCTGGCCAGCCGCCTCATGGTCTCATAATCCAGGGCGAAGCGCTCGCTGTCCCGCGGCCGCTGCTTCAGCGCCCAGTATTCGCGCACCTTGCGGGCCAGGGCAGCGATGGCGCGGACCTTCTTCTTGCGGCCCATCGCTCGGCTTCTAACCCGGCAGGCCGGACCCTTCAACATGTAACACCGGCAGCTGTgctaccttccccccccccccccccccccctccgccccgaaTAAAGGTTCCGGCCTGAGCTGTGGAATCCTGGCGCCTCTCACAGGAGCAGCTGGCACTGAATTCACCCAGAAACATCAGAGGCAGAGACACAGCCCGCTCCTCATCATCTCAATAAAAAACAAAACCCAAAAATACTGGAAACAATCGACAGGTCAGTTCATATTCTGCAGAGAACAGATAGGTCAGGTGCAGAATCTTCCTGATCATTTAAAATCGTTTTATAGCACTAAAAATCCAATTATTTGAATTAAGCAAGGTAAATAAGATAATAGTGAGAATTTAGCAGTAGAAATTACCCAACACTGATTTGAATTAGGCAACTTTGAAATATCAGTAGACTTGTCAGAAAAGTCAGCACCTGAACAGTTCTGCCTGAGGTCCATCCCATATTGGGCCTCATTTATTTCAGGCCAGCAGGCTGCCAACACCTCCTGGACATCCCTGGCATCTCACCAAAGAAGAACATTTGAATTTGGGAGTAGCTGTCTCAAGTTGACCTGGAGCGGAAGAATGACCAGGAGAttggggaggagaaagaggaggggttgAGTGAGGAGGAAGTAAGGAGGGTTAATGAGGAGAAAGAAGGCAGGCGAGGAAGAGGGCAAGGGTTGGGTGAGGAAAGGAGGGGGAATGTAGGGAGGAAGACAGGCAGAGTAGGGCGAGGAAGAAGAatgggagggtgaggggaggggtgagAGGCAATCAGGAAATTGAGGGAGGTGACTGGGAGAGGGGAATGactgggagagggaggaaagggtagAAAGGATGGAGAGAGAATGGGAGGGAGAAAAGGAAGGGAAGAACTGGAAGAGAAGGGAAGGGTTGGTGGAGCAATGGGGAGAGAAAGAAACGGGAGGACCGGGAGAGACATGTTTTTCTTTTCAAGGAGCTTAAGTTAGGGAATCCATGCTGCAAGAATCAGTTACACATACACCACATGAATATAATGAAATACTAAATTACACCAGTATTTGTTTTAAAATTTATAATTTATAAAATTTCATACTTAGACGACATAATTAAATAACCAGGTTACTTTTGTCTCTTTTTGATTCAACCGTACATTGGTCAATTAGAGGAACTAAGTGCTCCATTTACTGTAACAAAAGccaaaaactttaaaggaaacttagtCACTCAAATTAAAGTGACATTTCCAGGGTGATGATGCATTCCAGTCCCCCTGGTGCCCACCCATCGCAGAAGACCCCAAGCATACCAGCAGCACTGTGTGCTctctctccagggacacccgggtgcaGACATACCTGCAGTAGAGGAGCACGTAGTTGGGACAAACAACTCCCTCGACTGCCCGCTGCCTTGTCCTGTTAATGGTCACTTTGACAAGGCCCAGGAGCAGTCCCATGAGGAGGTCCTCCGATCTGCCCGCTCCCCTCTGCCCCTCCGGGTGGACCGAGATCAGAAGGGTGGGAGTGGAGTGCAGCCAGAAATTGATGAACAGTCCCCTCAGGTAATGAAAGATGGACTGCAATCTCATATTACCTATATAAAGGTTAAACATGGGCTTCTCCAGGCTGCGGAAATTACAGGTGCCCTGGGAGTCCATGAATCGACTTAACCTTCTATTGCATGGGACTGTAGTGTGCAACACCTTCTATGCCAAATCTCCAAAGGACAAAGGGAGGAGTCCTGCATAGAGAGCCTCCCACCGGAGAACCCCACCTCCTCCGGTCGGCAGGATGGAACACCATGGCATGTCCAGACGGCAGACGGAGGCGAGGAACGGGAGGGTGTGCAAGAGCAGCCTGTACAGGAAGCCCCTCCATGCAGAGTGGAatggtacagaggaggtttccaAGAGACGGCTCAAGTTGGGGGGCGGGGGTGTCTGAGGGAGGTTTCAGAGCCGACAAGAAATTCTGTCCGAGCAGGGCTCAGCTGGGATGGGAGTGTTTCACACACTTAAGATACCTCgatacatcaaagaacaaagaacagtacagcacaggaacaggccattcagccctccaagcctgcgccgatcttgatgcctgcctaaactaacaccttctgcacttccggggcccatatccctctattcccttcctattcatatatttgtcaagatgtctcttagacgtcgctatagtatctgcttccaccacctcccctggcagcaagttccaggcactcaccaccctctgtgtaaaaaacttgcctcgcacatcccctctaaactttgcccctcgcaccttaaacctatgtcccctagtaactgactctcccaccctgggaaaaagcttctgactatccactctgtccatgccgctcataactttgtaaacctctatcatgttgcccctccacctccgtcgttccagtgaaaacaatccgagtttttccaacctctcctcatagctaatgccctccagaccaggcaacatcctggtaaacctcctctgtaccctctccaaagcctccacgtcctactggtagtgtggcgaccagaattgcacacaatattctaagtgtggcctaactaaggttctgtacagctgcaacatgacttgccaatttttatactctatgccccgactgatgaaagcaagcataccgtatgccttcttgactaccttatccacctttgttgccactttcagtgatccgtGAACCTGTATGGCCAGATTTCTCTGCCTCAAGTGcagttttttattttttttatttatttagagatacagcactgaaacaggcccttcggcccaccgagtctgtgccgaccatcaaccacccatttatattaatcctacactaatcccatattcctaccacatccccacctgtccctatattctcctaccacctacctatactaggggcaatttatattggccaatttacctatcaacctgcaagtcttttggtggtgggaggaaaccggagcacccggcgaaaatccacacagacacagggagaacttgcaaactccacacaggcagtacccagaattgaacccgggttgctggagctgtgaggctgcggtgctaaccactgcgccactgtgactaaGCACCACTTTTTTGAGCTTCTCGTTGGCTTTGGCTGTGAGCTTGATGCCACCCAAAGACGCATGCCAGCAGGTTACTTCTGACTCATGTTCAACAGTATATTAGTGAAATCACACACAATATATAAAACATCAAATTATATGTTCTATGATAAatcattttaaaaaataaaactgaggTTAATATCTGTGTGGGTCGGTTCCAGCCTGCCAGTGGCAGCTAAAACTCTGGTAGCATTTCCAGGTGGATCTAGCCTAATGAATGTGTTATGTATATAGTGGGCTActgtggcctccttcagtgctgaccaatTACAGTGCATTAGCTACAGTGATCTTGGATTCTGACAAATCCTTGGACCTTTGCAGATTCTGCTTACATTTCTCAACAGAAACACCTTGGATAAGaccacatagacaagttggtggaatgggcagacaggtggcagatgaagttcaatgcagagaaatgtgaagtgattcattttggtaggaagaatatggagagacaatataaaataaagggtacaattctaaaatgggtgcaggagcagagggacctaggtatatatgtgcaaaagtcattgaaggtggcaggacaggttgagagagcggttaataaagcatacagtatcctgggctttattaataggggctagagtacaagagcaaggaaatgatgttgaacttgtataagacacaaaaacaagaactgctggaatcactcagcaggtctggcagcatctgtggaaagagaagtagagttaacgtttcgggtcagtgacccttcttcggaactccgaagaagggtcactgacctgaaacgttaactctgcttctctttccacagatgctgccagacctgctgagtgattccagcatttcttgtttttgtttcagatttccagtatccgcagtattttgcttttatattattgtataagacactagtttggcctcagctggggtattgcatccaattctgggcactgcactcgaggaaagatgtgagggcattggagagagtacagagaagagtcacgagaatggttctagggatgaggaccttcagttatgaagatagattggagaagttaggactgttttccttagagaagagacggctgaggtgatttgatagaagtattcaaaattgtgaaaggtctggacagagtagatagtgagaaattgttaccactcgtgaaaggatcgagaacgagggggcacagatttaaagtatttggtaagagaagcaaaagtgacacgaggaaaaactttttcacacagcgagtggttaaggtctggaatgtgctgcctgagaacagaggcaggttcaattgaagcattcaaaagggaattagacagttgtatgaaaaggaagaacatgcaggattacagggagaaggcaggggaatggaactgagggaattgctctttcagagagccagtgcggacacgatgggccgattggcctccttctgcattgtaacgattcAGTGATTCTGAGAACTTTGGTAATGTCTTTAAAGAGTAGCATCCT from Heterodontus francisci isolate sHetFra1 chromosome 24, sHetFra1.hap1, whole genome shotgun sequence includes the following:
- the mrps34 gene encoding 28S ribosomal protein S34, mitochondrial; its protein translation is MLKGPACRVRSRAMGRKKKVRAIAALARKVREYWALKQRPRDSERFALDYETMRRLASGKKLPILAHRDIRAESRLFQFLNRLPLFGIGRLVTKKSWLLAYDEPCYWIISKVKVDYTAQDMDHGKAWGVLTFRGKTEDTVKEIDKVMYHDWRLVPKHEEEAFKSFTPVPETSIRYVPYPPLLRAMILAHRQKVRDPLREEPMIDLERNRHFPKDYFKNQDLKKQAEGTPV